TTTTCTTACCTCATTGATGTAACAGTTGTTTAACAAGAAAAAATATTGTGCCTCACTGTCGCCGCCCTCAAATCTAATATTTTCTCCTAGATGTCGATCTGCTACATGCATAATCTATTTTGTTCTTTGCTTTATGTCCTGAATCTTCTTTTGCTGCTTTTATATTTGTATCATACAGTTTCTTCTTTACCTGTCCGCGGTGTTCCTTGCTTGAAAACTTCTTTGTTTCTTTCTCTGCATGCTTAAATTGAAGCTTCCCATGACTTCTACCGATGCTTGTGCATACTTCTTGATGACCTGGACCAGACGAGGCATCCGAAACTAAGGAGTCATCACTCTCGCCATCTtcattgtcatcatcatcatTGTAAAGATACTTATCTCTCTTCCTCGAACTTCTTTCATCACCATCATCGTCGTCTTCTTGATTATATTGATGAATAGGTGAAGCGATATACATTGTCCATCCCGACTCGTTGCTGCAT
This region of Nicotiana tomentosiformis chromosome 4, ASM39032v3, whole genome shotgun sequence genomic DNA includes:
- the LOC104111636 gene encoding protein SOB FIVE-LIKE 1-like, whose amino-acid sequence is MKSSKLSGGTEECSNESGWTMYIASPIHQYNQEDDDDGDERSSRKRDKYLYNDDDDNEDGESDDSLVSDASSGPGHQEVCTSIGRSHGKLQFKHAEKETKKFSSKEHRGQVKKKLYDTNIKAAKEDSGHKAKNKIDYACSRSTSRRKY